Part of the Bacillus sp. N1-1 genome, CAACTTTGATTTTATGTCTTTGAACTATAGAACATTGTTTGAAAGGTGTGCTAGATTTAAGGCGCACTTTACAAAAGGAACGAAGAACCATCTATACATAAAAGAGAGCACCTGGCTTTGTTGTGTCTTAATTCTCTTGTTTGCCTTAAAAACGATGACTATCTCCTTCGCCTGAATGGAGGTGTTAGTACATAAATAATCAAAAAAGTAGGGGGCATTCCTGTGTTTAAAAAATCGATTTTAGTAGTTTTTACGTTGGTTCTGTTGTTTAGTGGCTATCAATTTGGTCTCCCATCCGCTCTTGCGATCCCTCCTGGAACACCGTCAAAGTCTGCCGCTCAATCTCAATTGGATTCATTAACTGTACAGTCTGAAGGCTCCATGTCCGGATACTCGCGTGCCAAATTCCCACACTGGATCGGACAGGGGAATGGCTGTGACACGCGTCAGTTGGTGCTACAGCGGGATGCTGATTATTATAAGGGTGACTGTCCTGTAACGTCTGGTAAATGGTATAGCTACTTTGATGGCGTGCAGGTGTATGACCCGTCTGAAGGTGTATGACCCGTCTGATCTCGATATCGATCACATGGTTCCGTTAGCAGAGGCATGGCGTTCAGGAGCAAGTAGTTGGAGCACAGAAAAGCGAGAGGATTTCGCGAATGACCTTGATGGTCCGCATCTTATTGCAGTAACGGCAAGCAGCAACCGCTCCAAGGGTGACCAGGACCCGTCTACCTGGAAGCCAACCCGTTATAGCGCTCACTGCGGGTATGCAAAGTGGTGGATCAATACTAAGTATGTCTATGATCTACACCTTCAGTCTTCAGAGAAATCTGCTCTTCAAAGCATGTTGAATACATGTAGTTATTAAGTCTGTGATAGTTGATCGTATGATAATTTCGTTATGGCAGTTGAGGAGGTGTACTTAAATGGAACAGAAGTCGTCAATTTTTACTGCAACTCATGGTGTAATGATCGAAGAAGTAGGTGTGATTAGCGGGGAGCTTGAACTGCGTACTTCCTGTGATGAGGAAGGCGATCTCACGCTGTGCATCACATATGTAGGAGCAGAAGAGTGGTACACGCTACCTGGGAAAGAATATCGCTTACACGATGTCCGTGACCATGAAGTCTTTCACCGTTTGCTTGTAGCAGTGCTTGAGCGCTCATAAAATTCGACAAGTGACAGGCACTATAATAGGGGAGGAGGGGTCAGGTACGTACCTGACCCCTCCTCCTTTGTAGAGCTTTCTGATTTTAAGGCATATTATGATGACGTTCAAGATGACCTAAGTAAAAGTATTGTTAAGGTAGACACATTAGAACGATTGGACACTAAAGCGCATCGCGGGAAAGGTTCGAGACCAGGATCACCTTTTGAGCTTGTTTCCTCACCGCCGGGACGGTTCTCATGATGCAATATTTCGAAAAAAGTTAAAAGGAGTTAAATAAAGACTACTCCTAAACATCTCCCCCTTCTGAAATGTGTCCATTTACTTAAATCAGTTTCATGCACATTGATTTTAGGTTAGATTTCAATTACCATAAAGATGTATTGAAAATACTTCTTTAAGAAACTGATTCATACACCTGTTCTTTTATTCGTAATCTACTATCACTGTTAAAGAAGTGATCTATTAATTTAAAAAGTAAGAAGGGTGTATAAGGACTAAAAACATTGCCAACATTAAATCAGAAAGGGGTTATTACATGCTGAACGAAAATACGATTAAGATCGTCAAATCAACTGCTCCGGTATTGCAGGAACATAGCCAGGAGATCGGGGAAAGATTCTATGAATTGTTATTTTCACGCGTTCCAGATCTATACAACATGTTTAACCAAACGAATCAAAAATTAGGTACTCAACAAGGAGCTCTTGCGTACGGTGTTTATTTAGCTGGAGCCAATATTGATAATCTAGAAGAAATCGAGTCAATGGTAGAGAGAGTGACTGAAAAACACCGGGCACTAGGTGTCCAGCCTGAACAATACCCGATTGTAGGGGAAACGTTGCTTGAAGCAGTTAAAGATGTTCTAGGCGATACTGCAACAGACGAGATTATCGATGCCTGGGGGGAAGCTTACACAGCTATTGCAGATATTTTCATTGAAACAGAAGCTAAGCTCTACGAACAAACAGAGCAGAAACGTGGTGGATGGATCGGAAATCGTTCTTTCTATGTCGATCGAAAGGTGAAAGAAAGCGACATTATTACTTCTTTTTATTTAAAACCGGAGGACGGTGGTCCTATCCCGTCTTATAAACCTGGTCAGTATTTGACGTTAGAAGCCAATATAGAGGGCGAAAAATATTCTCATATGAGGCATTATAGTTTGTCAGATGCTCCTAATAAAGATTATTACCGAATTAGCGTTAAACGTGAGGATGCCGTAAACGATGCACCAGCCGGAATAGTATCAAACTATCTTCATAATGATATTTCTGAAGGTGACACATTATCTATTGCAGCACCAGCAGGGGATTTCACCTATACAACTGAAGACCAACCGATTGTGTTGCTTAGTGGAGGTGTAGGAATTACACCGATGTTGAGCATGCTGAATAGCCTGGTCGAAAACGGTTCCAATCGTGAAATCACGTTCATTCACGCTGCTCAAAATAGCAAAGTACATGCAATAGGGGAACACGTAGAGAAGTTAGCGAAAGAAAATCAGAACATTTCTTATTATGTATGTTATTCCGATCCAACTGAACAGGATCGCGCTGAGCTTCGCTTTGATAAAGAAGGATTGATTGATTTAGATTGGCTTAAATCGGTCTTAACTGATCATCAAAAAGACTTTTACTTTTGTGGTCCACTTCCCTTCTTGAAATCGATAAATGAATCGCTTAAAGAATGGGGAGTACCAGCAGAGAGACGTCATTATGAGTTATTCAGTCCTGTTAGTACAATTGAGGAAGAATAGCATCCCAACTAAAGGTGTATAGATAAGCCATTCTAAAGTGGATCGTAGATACATTGAAGGGAGAGGGATTTATGGAAACGAAAGAAAATGAAAAAGTCCTCCGCTTGCAAACGGTGCTTGAGGAAGCATTAAAACCGATTACAGCAAAATTGGAAACGTTAGAAAAAGATGTGAAATCTGTTCAAAAAGCACAAGAAGAATTAAAAAAGATGGTGCAAAAAGAAAGATAAGCTATTATTCCGATCGAAAATACGCTAGTTATTCCTGATATAAATAGATAAATAGTGCCTGACTCCCTATGGGTGACAGGCACTATTTATCATTTGAATAAAAGGTGAAGAGAAAGCATTTTTTAATATGATGATGGAGAAAGGAGGACAGTTCATGAAAATATATACGATTGGGCATTCAAATCACTCAAAGGAATATTTTCTGGACATGTTGCGAGATGCTGACATTAACTACGTAGCGGACATCCGAGCATTCCCCGGAAGCCGGAAGCACCCCCAATATAAGAGCGAAAATATGAAGGAATGGCTTCAGGAAGCAAGGATAGAATACGACCACTTTCCTCTTCTCGGTGGGAGACGCCGTCAGTCTAGCTCTGTTGGGGTTGAGTTGAATGAAGGCTGGAAAAATCCTTCATTTCACAATTACGCTGATTTTACGTTGACGAAAGATTTTATTGAAGGATTAAAGAAGCTTAAGACGCAGGCGAAGAAAATGAACGTGGCCTACATGTGTTCTGAACGTCATCCCGCCAGATGTCATCGTTTGCTCGTCAGTAATTGGTTACAGGCAAACAATTGGGAAGTTCTCCACATCATTGATGATTCTAAAAAGACAACAAAGCTAGTTAAGCATGAACTTGGAAAGTGGGGGGCTATGCCAATAATTGAAGAGGATGGTACCGTAGTGTATCCAAGTTTATATGAATAAAGATCACTTCATTACTGCAAGATAGTAGGCTCCTTTTCTCTCATTGAAAGGGAAATCGAGCCTAACCATAAGAAAACCTCCACGGAAAGAAGAAGGATAACAATCCAACTCCATAGGAATATAAAATGTTGTTGAATCTGATCGATTAAAGCTATCGAGCTTTGTCGCTCGGGCAATGCGATTGAAAAAGCGTAAAACATTCCAAACGTAAAGTTCCTCGACCACTGACTCACATCATACGTGAATAACCCTTTTCTCCAACCGTATGCTTGGACTCTTTTGACTGCTCTTACGATTTCAATCGTCTCAACGCTAAGCAAGATAAGAAGAACCGCTAACCACAAAAGGAGAAGGCCAGTTGCTGACAAAGCCTGAGTGGACACGAGTGCCAATCCAGTGATCGATAATGCTCCGTGAAGAATGCAGTTTGTATTCTTCCAATCGTTTTTCAATGACCAGTTTCTTCCGCACAAATAACGTAAGCTTAGACACCAAACTCCACATAGATAGAAAAGCCCACCTAAAACCACACCGAATAATAGAACCTCAAGAGGTAAGGAAAACATCTTCGCCCATGTAACGACCAGAGCTTGAGTCGTCACAGTTGATAGCAAAATAATTCCATGTATAGAAGAGATGAATTGTTCTTTCAATAGAGAGTAAAAATGAATAAGGCTACCGCCTAAGAACAGGAAGCATAGAAATGTATTTAAAATGACAAGTACCTGAATGACGTGAAACGATTCAGGAAAATACTTTAACGTTACCTGACAGAGAACAAATATCCCTGCAACCCACGTCCCCATCATAAAAAAACGAACGGGATGGTGGAGGACCATGTCTCTCCATTCTCTGCGAGAAAACTGTTTCACTAATGAAAATAATAAGCCGACACTAATTAGCCAAACGCTAATGAGTAACATCCCACCAACATTCTGTGCAATGAGAGGGAAAGCCTCGACGTCTGCATAAAGGAAAATCCCCAGTGCCATTAGTATTGCGCCTGATGCAGGATGAATTTCTCTTCTCTTTATATTTGCTTTCATAAAAATCACTCGCTTCTTATTGATCACGAGTTCCATGATATAGCTTATTGGCTTATTTAAAAAGACTTTTTTCTTAAGCATCGCGGGTAAGCATCGCGGAGACGGTTCTCATGACTCAATGTTTCGTAAATAATGTGAAAAGGAGCATTAATTATTCCACAATTAATGCTCCTTTTATTTATGAGTTGGAATCAACAGAACCGTCCCGGCGATGCACAGCGTTTGCTCGTAGCGGCGCTTGAACGCTCATAAAATTCGACAAGTGACAGGCACCAGAAGAACCACAGAAGAGAGAACCAGAATATGTAATGATAAATAAATGCCCTGCCTGGACCAGGCAAGGCATTTTTGGTGTGTTCAAACTTCTTCCTCTTTCGTGCCAGACGATTCATCAGAAAGTCAATCAGCAGGACCGTTCCTCGATTCCAAGTACTTGTAGGGTGGAAACAGATTCATGCGATTCCTACTTATTTGTTAGGATCCGGAGGTGTGCCATGAATGTAGCTTGGTGCTGGTGTAAGTTGGGGTGCTTGTCCTGAAGGTTTAGGATTAGAGTCGAATGAGAATTCTCCTTTTCCGTCCATTGATGGTCCACTTGCCCAACGACCTAGCTTACTTTCATCACCCGCAGAACAATTGATAAATTTATAAGAGACATCCTGTAGTTCATATTCCCTGTTGAACGTTGAAGGAACGACCAATCCTTCTTTTTCTTCTATTTCAGCAATAGCAGCAGCCCACTGATTCTGATGCATGGTATCTCGTGCTATAAGAAACGAAAGCATATCTCTCACACCAGCATCATCAGTCATTTCATATAATCGAACGACTTGAAGTCTGCCTTGACTTTCAGCATTTAAATTAGCGCGAAAGTCAGTCAGTAAGTTGCCGCTTGAAATGGTGTAGCGAGCACTCCAAGGATAGCCAACACTGTCATTCGGACTTGCCCCTAAACCATTAACAATCGCATGTTGCGGATTCATTCCCCCCATAATGCTTTTAATAACGGGATCTTTCGCAGCATTTTCTTGTTCCTCAACAGGCGCACTGTCTAGTAACTGTGCAATCATGGTGGCTAACATCTCAACATGAGCGATTTCTTCCGTTCCTATATCAAGTAGCATGTCTCGGTATTTTTGGTCTCCTCGACAATTCCATCCTTGAAATAGATACTGCATCATTACGGATATTTCACCATATTGACCACCCAGTACTTCTTGAAGTTTTTTTGCATACACAGGATCTGGTCGGTCTGGTTTGGCGCGATATTGAAGTTCTTTCACATGGAAAAACATTAAACGATTACCTCTTTTCGATTTTATATACGAAATGGTATAGATGAATTGGAATCATTCATTTCGTTAAAAGTACTTTTTTTATCTTGTTTAATTTTGATTATATTATTCTATATAGAATAAAAGAGGTTCAAACGAGTGGCTTGTCCGGGATTTTTGAATTTGTTATTTCACCATTATTATCAAAATAATAAAATGAATGCTTGGTACCCAAAGTAAATAGCAAACCCGATGAGGCTTAAACTGGACAAGATTGAAATTATTTTAAGTACCTGATCGTTTAGTACCTTTCCGAAACTACTAGATAATGTTGCCATGGTAATATCCCATATCATTAATCCGAGTATAATTGCGCCTCCGTACATGACTAAATGGAGATAATCATAACGGTTAATTGTATTTGCTAAAACTGACCCATATATACCTAACCAAAAAAGGATAGAAAGGGGATTAGTAATGGATAATAGGAAACCACTCATAAATGTTTTACTTAAGGAATCTTTATTTCTTACCGGCTCAGTTATTTGAGTGGAGCTTCCTAAATTTTCGAATGCGGTATAGAAAAGGACAAATGAACCAAAAAGCCACAAAAACGTTTTCATTAAGGGGATTTCTAAAAAGTGGACAACTCCAAAAAATACCCCAAGAATAAAACAAAGATCCGCAACAATAGAACCTAATCCAATTAACCATGAATGAAAAAAACCATTCTTAATTCCTTGATTAATTTGAGCAGCATTAATTGGTCCAATAGGGGCGGCTAATGATAAACCAAGAAAGATATAACTAAGAAATATACCCAAAGAATTTCACTCCCTTTTATCAGCTTGTACCCATCATATTCGTGGCAATAAAATTTATGTACAAGTTGACAATAGAAAGAAACACATTGCGAAACATGCAATGTGTTTTAGTATCAGGTAGTAGCTTGGTTTGTTTCCTCGAGCAACCGTAACAAATCAGTTGCTCTTTGAATTTCTTTATTATCCTCTTTGTCATTAGATTGCATTATCTCATTTAATGCTTCCTCTGCTAATTTTATATACTGTTGTGCTTCTGAATATCCTGTGTCATTCTGTTGATTACGTTCAACAGCTAATCTGGCGTTATTTAATTGTTCATGTAAAAACTCCATTTGATGAGTCATCTCATACCTCCAATTTGTTTACTATATGAGGATACTAAAATTTTTAGTTATCAAGCATATTTAATTCTATTCTCCTTTTTCTCCCCTGGGTTTATAAAGAAAAGTACGATAAGAAAAGCAACTAGACTGATTCCACCCGAGAGATAAAAGACAAGATGATCCGATATAGACATAACTGAAGCATAGACCGGAGGGCCAGCTGCAACTCCTATAAATCTCATGGCACTATAAAAAGAGGTAATCGTACCACGTTCTTCTTTTTTGATTCCTTCTGTAATTAAAGCATCAAGACATGGAAGTGCTGCCCCAATTCCGATTCCGCTGAATACGAGGAACAGCAGTAAAAAGAGAAAAGAGTGTTGTAATCTTAAGGCAACGAATGAAAGAGCTAAGATCATCATGCCTCCAGCGATGACATATTTCATCATTTTTTTCTGTTGTCCAATTTTTTTTCCTGAAACAAAAGAACTTATTGATAGAAAAAGCAGAGGGATTGCAAGAAAGACTCCCTTTTTAACCCCTTTGATTTGATGGTACTTTTCCAGAGTGTCTGAAAGATAAAAGAGCACTCCAAATAAGACAAACATAATAATACATCCAATCATAAAAATAGCGAAAAGCCATTTCCCTTTTTTCGCAAACGTATCTCTAACACATTTGATGAATTCAGCAACAGATTGTTGTTTGGTGTCTTGTTCAGGAATTTTCACTAAGAAAAGAACAAGCAAAACACTAATTAAACTAAAAAATGGGATAAACCAAAACGGTAAGTACCATATGAAAGATGCCAACGTAGCACCTATAATCGGACTTAATACCTTTCCTATGGTATTCGAGGTTTCAATAGTGCCTAACCCAGCCGTAATCTCTTTATCCTTACTAAACATATCACCAATTAGAGGGATAACAACTGGTGCAGCCCCAGCGGATCCTATTCCTTGTAAAACTCTTCCCACCAGAATCATGTTAAAAGGATCGTTCATTTGCCAAGAAGCCCAACCTGATACGCCCCCCCCAATTCCTGCTATAACCAGACATGGTATCATAATCACTTTTCTGCCGAAACGATCTGATAAGTATCCAGCAATAGGAATTAATACAATGGCTACAATTGAATAGACCGTAATAATTAATGAAACCTGAAATGATGATATTCTTAGTTTCTTTTCAATTAAGGGTAATACTGGGATTAGCATTGAATTGCCCAGTGTCATAACAAGTGGAACAGATGAAACTGCTAATAAGTCGAATGTCTTTCTTTTTTTACCCAATTTTAATCCCCTTTTTAGGGTTTTTCATGTCAGTAGCTCACTGTAGAACCCGTCAGTATTTTAGTATTGATCCTTTGGGGATTGAATATTCATTCGCTGTTAGGAAATTGGGGTGAATATTTAATGGATCTTATAGCAAATTAAATAAGCAACTAAAGGAGAATTTCATAAAAAATTTAATAGTGAGGTGGGTAATGAGATGTCAAAAAAAAAGAGCGATCAAGTGAGCACAGAGGATGCGATCATACTGATGTTTTTATCATTAGTAGAAGATGATGGAATCGAAGTCCCTGTAACGTTAAATGTAAGTGGCGTCATTGTTTCTGGTCTATTAATTGGTGCGTCTACTTATTATGAAGAAATTACTGAAGCAGTCAAACAAAGCGCCGATGATACATTGTCAAAGATTATTGGAAAGAAATTTACTGTCTTGAAGGAAGGGTATTTAAAACAAGTTGAGGAGAGTAAGGAGGATGAGGAGACCCCTGCGTCTTTCATTCACTTAAAAGACATTACTTTCCCGGGTGTTGAAGTGGATAACCGTCCAAACTGGTGGAGAGGAAGAATTTCTTCAGTCGACGCCATTTCCTTTGACCCAACTCATTTGGGGTGAATATGTGTTCCACTAATATTTGAGCAAGGAGCAAATAAATGAGTAAAAATAGGAATGCATCTAATACAACATCAAAAGATAAGGAAGATTTGGAATGGTGGCAGTTAGCGCTAATTGGAGTCGGCTGTACAATTGGAACAGGTTATTTTTTAGGTTCTACGATAGGTATTAAAATTACAGGATCTTCCATCGTTTTATCATTTATCCTTGCAGCCGTAGGTACTTATATCGTCTTTAACATTTTAGCGAAAATGACAGCGGCTGATCCGCAAAAAGGTTCTTTTTGCTATTATGCTGGCAAAGCATACGGAAGATGGGCGAGCTTTAGTTGTGGGTGGAATTACTGGTTTTCAAACATATTGATTATGGGCAGTCAATTAATTGCCCTTGCTCTCCTCTCTCGTTTTTGGTTTCCTCATATTCCACTTTGGGTTTTTGCGTCTGGTTATGCGGTCCTTTCTGTTTTGATCGTAATGACAGGCGCCAAAGGTTTCGATAAGATTGAGAATGTGCTTGCTATTATCAAATTTGCGGCGATAGTGATGTTTATTATTCTTGCAATTGCCGGTTTATTTGGATGGATCGATGGGGGAGAAGGATCAACTCAATTGTCACCGGAGAAAACTGAACTTTTTGCTAAGGGATTTCAAGGTTTTTGGGCTTCACTAATCTATGCTTTCTATGCTTTTGGAGGTATTGAAGTAATCGGAATCATGGCCCTGCAATTGCATAAGAAAGAAGATGCTCCTAAAGCTGGGAAAATCATGATGATCAGCTTAACGATCGTGTATGTAGTATCCCTTGTACTTGCCGTTTCAATGGTTGCGCTAGATTCCTTCCAATTAAATGAAAGTCCTTTTGTAACTGCTTTAGCAGCATATGATCTTGCTTTCTTCCCGCACGTTTTCAATGGGGCAATTATTATCGCTGGTTTTTCCACAATGACCGCAGCGTTATATGGCGTAACGAATTTGCTACAGGCTTTAGCTGAAGAGGGAGATGCTCCTTTATTGTTTGCTAAAAAGAGTGAGAAGTTCAAGGAATTACCACTCGCTTCTATGGGACTTGCTACAAGTGGTTTAGTGGCCTCAATTGTTACAGCACTACTGCTTCCAGAAAAAACTTATGAGTACATCACAACTGCTGCTGGAATTTTACTTTTATACAATTGGTTTTTTATTATTTCATGCTCTTTTCGCATCCTAAACTATAAGATCAGGAATAAAGTAGTTGCCTACTTAGGTCTTTTATTAATTTTGGGTGCCATCAGCGGCACCCTCGTAAAAAGTGAGCTTCGTCCAGGCTTCTGGGTAAGTTTTGTTTTTATCGCTATTATTGCACTTGTATGCTTAAGACTAAGGAAAACATGGAAAAAGAACAGCAGTTCGATCAAATATTATTAAGTAGAAACACATTCCTAACAAGAAAAATTCGTTCTATTTCCCTGGGGATATGTTCGTAAGATTAATTTCTTAGGATACCTCTTCTCCCCCGATTTTAGTGGTTTCTTCAATGAGGGGTCAGGCACGTACCTGACCCCTCCTCCTCAACCATGCATCCCACCAACCAGCCAGCTCTTAGCTCGATGAAACCCAATAGGAACTTGTATAATCGTCGTTTTCTGTGCATCCTCCAGTTCGTAAATCTCATCACATCTATTGATATCAAATCCAAGCAGAGGATGACCATTCATACCAAGTGAGGTAGCTGCTAACAATAATCGCTGAAGAAGCATCCCCGCTTCCATGTGCTGAATGCGATATCCTCTGTAGCCAAGGTCAGTTATGTGGTGTGTGCGGTCTCCGACGATATGGAGACAGATCGGTACTTGATGTAGATTGACGTTGTGAAGAGACATTCCGGCCTGGAGAGTAAAACGAAAGTCACCCTTTTTTATAAGGAGGAGGGAATGGGAATTGGCGTCATACCGATAGGCCCCATCCGGAATGCCAGCAACCTGATAAAAGCACCCGTAAATGGAGACCCGTGGCGATTGGTTTTCTTCTTTATCTAAATCGTTAGCGTATCGGTAGGAATTAGCGCTTTCCTTCAGAAGGGAAGCGAGCTGGACATGATCGATTCGTTGTGCGTTAAAATCTATTTCTGGTGAATAGCGATTCCGACAAACGTGAGCGAAGTCTTTGGATCGCTCCTTTGGTTCAGGTAATGCGATCTTTCG contains:
- a CDS encoding DUF1524 domain-containing protein; translation: MTRLKVYDPSDLDIDHMVPLAEAWRSGASSWSTEKREDFANDLDGPHLIAVTASSNRSKGDQDPSTWKPTRYSAHCGYAKWWINTKYVYDLHLQSSEKSALQSMLNTCSY
- the hmpA gene encoding NO-inducible flavohemoprotein → MLNENTIKIVKSTAPVLQEHSQEIGERFYELLFSRVPDLYNMFNQTNQKLGTQQGALAYGVYLAGANIDNLEEIESMVERVTEKHRALGVQPEQYPIVGETLLEAVKDVLGDTATDEIIDAWGEAYTAIADIFIETEAKLYEQTEQKRGGWIGNRSFYVDRKVKESDIITSFYLKPEDGGPIPSYKPGQYLTLEANIEGEKYSHMRHYSLSDAPNKDYYRISVKREDAVNDAPAGIVSNYLHNDISEGDTLSIAAPAGDFTYTTEDQPIVLLSGGVGITPMLSMLNSLVENGSNREITFIHAAQNSKVHAIGEHVEKLAKENQNISYYVCYSDPTEQDRAELRFDKEGLIDLDWLKSVLTDHQKDFYFCGPLPFLKSINESLKEWGVPAERRHYELFSPVSTIEEE
- a CDS encoding DUF488 domain-containing protein; the protein is MKIYTIGHSNHSKEYFLDMLRDADINYVADIRAFPGSRKHPQYKSENMKEWLQEARIEYDHFPLLGGRRRQSSSVGVELNEGWKNPSFHNYADFTLTKDFIEGLKKLKTQAKKMNVAYMCSERHPARCHRLLVSNWLQANNWEVLHIIDDSKKTTKLVKHELGKWGAMPIIEEDGTVVYPSLYE
- a CDS encoding manganese catalase family protein — translated: MFFHVKELQYRAKPDRPDPVYAKKLQEVLGGQYGEISVMMQYLFQGWNCRGDQKYRDMLLDIGTEEIAHVEMLATMIAQLLDSAPVEEQENAAKDPVIKSIMGGMNPQHAIVNGLGASPNDSVGYPWSARYTISSGNLLTDFRANLNAESQGRLQVVRLYEMTDDAGVRDMLSFLIARDTMHQNQWAAAIAEIEEKEGLVVPSTFNREYELQDVSYKFINCSAGDESKLGRWASGPSMDGKGEFSFDSNPKPSGQAPQLTPAPSYIHGTPPDPNK
- a CDS encoding LysE family transporter, translating into MGIFLSYIFLGLSLAAPIGPINAAQINQGIKNGFFHSWLIGLGSIVADLCFILGVFFGVVHFLEIPLMKTFLWLFGSFVLFYTAFENLGSSTQITEPVRNKDSLSKTFMSGFLLSITNPLSILFWLGIYGSVLANTINRYDYLHLVMYGGAIILGLMIWDITMATLSSSFGKVLNDQVLKIISILSSLSLIGFAIYFGYQAFILLF
- a CDS encoding MFS transporter, yielding MTLGNSMLIPVLPLIEKKLRISSFQVSLIITVYSIVAIVLIPIAGYLSDRFGRKVIMIPCLVIAGIGGGVSGWASWQMNDPFNMILVGRVLQGIGSAGAAPVVIPLIGDMFSKDKEITAGLGTIETSNTIGKVLSPIIGATLASFIWYLPFWFIPFFSLISVLLVLFLVKIPEQDTKQQSVAEFIKCVRDTFAKKGKWLFAIFMIGCIIMFVLFGVLFYLSDTLEKYHQIKGVKKGVFLAIPLLFLSISSFVSGKKIGQQKKMMKYVIAGGMMILALSFVALRLQHSFLFLLLFLVFSGIGIGAALPCLDALITEGIKKEERGTITSFYSAMRFIGVAAGPPVYASVMSISDHLVFYLSGGISLVAFLIVLFFINPGEKKENRIKYA
- a CDS encoding amino acid permease, encoding MSKNRNASNTTSKDKEDLEWWQLALIGVGCTIGTGYFLGSTIGIKITGSSIVLSFILAAVGTYIVFNILAKMTAADPQKGSFCYYAGKAYGRWASFSCGWNYWFSNILIMGSQLIALALLSRFWFPHIPLWVFASGYAVLSVLIVMTGAKGFDKIENVLAIIKFAAIVMFIILAIAGLFGWIDGGEGSTQLSPEKTELFAKGFQGFWASLIYAFYAFGGIEVIGIMALQLHKKEDAPKAGKIMMISLTIVYVVSLVLAVSMVALDSFQLNESPFVTALAAYDLAFFPHVFNGAIIIAGFSTMTAALYGVTNLLQALAEEGDAPLLFAKKSEKFKELPLASMGLATSGLVASIVTALLLPEKTYEYITTAAGILLLYNWFFIISCSFRILNYKIRNKVVAYLGLLLILGAISGTLVKSELRPGFWVSFVFIAIIALVCLRLRKTWKKNSSSIKYY